The uncultured Desulfobacter sp. genomic sequence AACAGGGCAATCAAGGCGCCGTTTTTTTTTAAAACCGGTTTCATACATCGCATAACGCAGCCTGACACCGGCCTGATATAAGCTTGCACATCCGGCCAGCACCTGGTCAAAGGATAACGCAGCAAAAGGTCCAGGGGTTTCCATGGTCTGCACTACCCGTTTTTCTATCCGGTCCAGCCAGGATTTAATCAAGAAAGGCCTCCATCCGGCCTAAACAATTATCGATCGCCCCTGCGTTGTCTTTAAAAATTTGCAAGGCATTTTGTCCGATACGCCTGCAATGATCCGGATTGCGGAGCATGTGCTCCAATTCACGGGCCAGGGCTTTTTCGTCATTGACCTGGATACCGCCCTCACCTTGGATAAATAACTGGACCATTTCACGAAAATCCGTCATATGGCTGCCAAATAATACCGGCTTTCCAAACACGGCCGGTTCCAAAAGATTATGCCCGCCCCTGTCCACCAAAGAACCACCCACAAAGGCAAACTCGCAGACAGCATAGGCCTTGGCCAGAACGCCAATGGTGTTAAGAAACATAATATCGACATTTCTTTTATTTTCCAATGGATCCAGGTAGCATGCGACCCTGAATCCTTCCAGGGGCAATTCTCTGAGCAAGACGGGACACCGGCAAGGATCCCGGGGCGCAATGACTAGTTTGAGTGCAGGATCCCTTCGTCTTGCCTGGATAAACGCCCGGATCACCATGGATTCTTCACCGGGATGGGTAGAGCCGGCAATCATGATTCGGTAACCCGGGTGAAATCCCAGATCCCGGGCAAGGCCTGAAATATCTTCCGGTGACAACCCGGGACGAGGCTGGTCAAACTTGATATTGCCGGTAACCTGTATACGGTTTGCGGGCACACCAAGCTGTTCAAAACCCAAGGCATCCTGCCGGGTTTGGGCCATGACACAGGAAAGCTTTGAAAAAAACAATTGAGCCAACGGCCCTATACATCGATACCCCTTTAAGGATTTTGGCGACAAACGGGCATTCACAAGAACCACGGGAATCCCGCGTCGATGCATGACAGACAAAAAACCTGGCCATAGATCCGTTTCCACCAGACAAACAATATCCGGTGAAATGCGCCAAGTAACCCGCATCACTGCAAACCAGAAATCAAAGGGGAAATACCCCACAGCCGAGACCAGGGAGCCTGGCCGCTCCGGTGGCATCAACTCAAGGACACGCTCAAATCCGGTTTTAGTGGATGCTGTAAACACAATGTGGTGTGTCGGATATTTCTTTTTCAAAGCCTGTACCAGGGGCAGACTTGAATTCACTTCACCCACAGACAGGGCGTGCACCCAAATTCTTCGGGTGTTCGCTTCTTTTTTAGGAAGCCGGGTAAAAATCCCTAAGCGTTGCAATAAATTGGCCCGCCGTTTGGCTGAAACCATCCAGATCACAGGTAAAAAAGGCAGGCAGAAAAAAAACACCGCGAAGGTAAAAAGATGATAAAAAACAATCATAAAATCAGCATTATTCCGTTTGAATCAAATAAATACAGCCCAGACATAGAAAAACTATATTGCCCAACCAAGCCGCCACCACCGCCGGCAAAATCTTTGCGTAGCCCAAAGAGGCAGTAAACCCAAAGACAAACCAGTACAAAAAACAAAACCCCATGCCCACGGCAATGCCAACGGGCAGGTTGGTCTTCACAAAACCCCTCATGCCTGTAGCGGCCCCTGTCAACGCCATGATCACACAGATAAAAGGAAATGCCAGCTTACCATACATGTCCACCTTATACGTAGTGGCATCATACCCTTCGGCACTTACTTTTTGGACATACCGTCTAAGCTCGGTATAACTCATCTCATTGGTCTTTTTGGCCATGCGACCAAGATCTTCAGGATTGAGATTCAGGGTGGTGACCTTTCTGGGCTTTATAGCCACACGATAATCATCAATTTTGGGATCATACACTTGTTCAGTCACATCTTCCAGAATCCATTGCCCGTTGTCATAGCCACCTTTTTCCGCATCAATACGCCAAGCAATCTTAAAATTATCCCCCATGGTTGTGCATGTAACGCCGGCCACCGTTTTTTGAACCGGGTCAAAAAAATTAATGTGCACCAGGGTTTTGTCCGAACGGATCCAGATGTCTTTTCGACTGTGAACAACGCCTTTATTTTCAACCATCTCATGGTAGCGGATGTTGTTGGAACGTGCCATTGACAAGGGGATCAAAGTTTCACCCAGCAACACCATCAACAGTGCCAATGCACATCCGACCCAAACAGCCGGCTTGACCAAAAAATAAACGGAGATGCCCGAAGACTTCAACGCAGTAATCTCTTCGTTCCGGTTCATGAGACCAAACACGCAAATAACGGCAAGAAGCAGTCCTGCCGGAGTAAACTGAACAAACATATACGGCATCTTAAGCAGCACATACCAGAGTCCCCGGCCCAAAGAAACATCATATTCAAGCATCCTGTCCATATGCGACAAGTAATCAATGAACACAAACAAGACCATAACCAATGCCTGGATAATAATAAAAATTCGGATAAACTCTTTGAGCCAGTATTTGTGGAGGCATTTGATCATGACTTTGTGGTCCCTTTTCTAAAACGCCCCATAACAGCTGCCGGAATATGTTGTATCCAAAGCGGCAGATGCACGGGCCGCTCTTTGGCATTACGGATTAAAAGAAAAATCCCAGCCCCCCCCATGACCACATTGGGCAGCCACATGCCAATGACAGGCGGATAGCGCCCGGCCTCGCCGCCGGACCAGCCAAAGGCCAGCAGCAGATAGTAAAGCAGAAAAAAACCGATTCCCATGCCCAAACCGTTTGATTTTCTTAAAGAGGAGGACTGAACGCCAAGAGGGAATGCCAACACGCCCAAGGCAAGGCATGCAAATGGAATGGAAAATTTTTCATGCAGCACCAGCCGCGCCTCACTGTCCATTTCAGAATTTTTAAACCCCTTACGGATACGCTGGACCAGCTCATGCAGACTCATTTCATCAAAATCTTTTCTCACTTCTTTGGTCTGACTTCTCTGCATGCCGGCAAGATCGATATTGATGTCATAGTGGCCGAAATTAATACTGGTCACGGAATGATCCTGAACATTGACCTGGTTGATCATGCCGTCATACAGCCGAATAGTGTATACATCCCGGTTTTCCTGACGCACCAGGCGCCCCCGGGGCGCCGTTGAGATGGAAACCATGTCGGCCGTTCGGCGGTCCTCAATGAATACGTCCGTCAAATCCCGGGTGTTCATGTCCACATGGGCCACATAAATCATGATCCCGTCAAGCTGACTGTTGAACTGACGTTCTTGCAGCGCCGCATCAATACTGGATCTGGCAAGCTCTATGGTTTTCACCTTCAAGGCCAGTTTCCCTTTAGGAATCCCATAAACCGTCACCCACATGGTGATTAAAAAGGTAATCATAGTGAACAAGAGAACCGGCGGTAAAAGTTTATACAAAGACATGCCGGCGCCTTTCAGGGCGATGATCTCATTTTCCCCTGACATGCGCATGACGGTCAAAAGCACCGAAACCATAGCTGACATAGGAATGGTAAACTCCATGAAGCGCGGCAGGGTATAAGATATCAAAAGAAAGATATCCATAATACTGGCGTTATAGTTAACCACCATATTTGTGATATCCGGAATACGGGTCATCAAAAACACCGAGGTTAAAAAAAAGGTGCTTATGGCAAAAGGTGGGATAAATTCAAAAAACAAATAGGTATGTATGCGTTTGAAAAGCTTCATCGGCTTGGAAAATAAGAGCTCCCGCTCATTGTGTCAATTAGTATTGTTTGCATTACATTATTTTTCTGGTATGAATCGATATTATGAAAATAGTCATTGTAGCAAACGGCACCCTGTGTCAAACAGACAGGCTTCTATCCCGGATACAACAAGCGGACATGGTTATTGCCGCAGACGGCGGCGCAGTTCACCTTAACCACATGGGCATTGTTCCCCGGATTATCATCGGCGATCTTGATTCCATTCCTGAAAACATCCTTTCAATGTTTAAGGAAAAACAAGTTAAAATCTTAAAGCATCCGGCACGCAAAGACCAGACAGATATGGAATTATGTATGGAATATGCTATGACCCACGGATGTACAGACCTTCTTATTATGGGAGCAACCAGCACCCGCCTTGACCATACCCTGGCAAATATTTTTATTCTGCGCAGACTTGCGGCCCAAGGCATACCAACCACGCTCATTGATGCACATAATGAGATTCATATTGTTGTTTCCCATCTGACACTCACGGGCTGCCCCGGCGACCTGCTATCCGTCATCCCAATATCAGACCATGTGCAAGGATTGACCCTGGAGGGGCTGGAGTACCCATTGACAAATCAAACCCTTTGCATGGGATCAACCATGGGAATCAGCAATGTATTCACACAGGATAAAGCACACATCAGTCTTAAGTCCGGGGCGGTATTGGTCATAAAACCCAAGGAAGAGAGCTGACCTCTGGTCTGTCAGGAGTCCTTTGAGGTTTCCTCTTTATCTTTGCCGGCCTCACCCTTTTCTCCTTCAGCGGGCTCCTCCTTACTTGGTGCTGGCGTATGTTCAATGATAAATTCTTCCACCTTGGCGGCAGAAACGGCAACAACCACATGATCAATGACAACTTCTTTGATCAGCCCGTCCATATAGGGGTTAAGTACGGCTTTGACCTTTTCTTTCTGAACCTTGATGCGATCAAAATCAGAAACATCATCATAGGTCAATGAAGCCAGGTACATGATGGCGGCATCCCTGGCCCTTGGATGAAATTGAGGTACCGGCTGTTCGGGCATCAGCTCCAGAAGTTCCAAATGCATACTCAAACACAGGTAGCGATCCTGAGTGCCGGAAGAATGCTTGTTCAGATTAACGGCATAAGGTGCCATGGTAACAATCGGATTGACTTCCCCCGGGCCGCCTTTTCCCTTTTTCTGAACCGTTTTTTTCCACTCTTGCTTGTGGCCGTTTTCACCCTCAAGAATCATCAAATGTTTGCTGAGTTCAAGTACTTTGTAAAAGGCAGTGCTGTCTTTTTCCCAGACATCGTTTATATCTGAATCCACAACGGTAAAAATAAGCTGCCCTTCATCTAAGTGCCAGGTGCCACTGGCTGTCCCTCTGGAATCAACAATTTTAGAGGTCACATCTGCAATCCTCACCGAAGATTTCCAAGTGCCTTTCATATCAATTGAGGTGAGAATATATGTGCGATTACTGAAGTAGACCCAGTTACCCAGGACCAGCTCGGTATTATCTTTTTCTTTTTCGCCACCGCACCCTGCAATACCGGCAAGGATTATGAAGATGACGGCGCAGACAACAGCCCACCTGCTCAGAAACACATTTCCAACCTGTTGTTCCATGACATTTCCTCGAAAAATTGACATTGGAATACGTTTGATTTTCACTTGTGATTACCTAAGCTACCATGGTCGATGTTACGGGTCAACCAGGACAAAAACCATTGGCTGCTTGCCTCATGCCCGGATAATAGTATACAATAGCATTTTAAAAACTAAAATATCTTAAAATACCCACTTTAATGATTAAGAATCCGGACACAATAAATACAGTATAATCATGGCCGTAACAGAACTAAGCAATCAAAGATGTCAAACCCTTTTGATATCAATTCGTAAAATCATCCAGGCAGTAGACATTCATTCCAGAAAGCTGAATAAAAAATTTGGCCTGACCGGCCCCCAGCTTATTGTACTCCAGGAAATTTCCTCCCATGGCCAGATTTCCATTACCCCGCTATCCCGTGCCACAAGCTTAAGTCAGGCAACAGTAACGGATATTACCAAGCGTCTTGAGACGCGTGGATACATTGCCAGAAAAAAAAGAGAGGATGACAGGCGGGCCGTCAGTCTTTTTCTCACGGAAAAGGGTCAGGATATTATTCAGGATCTGCCACCACTGCTTCAGGAAACATTCACGGAACATTTTTCGGATATTGAAGACTGGGAGCAGATGATGATTATAAGTGCATTTGAGCGGGTGGTTAGCCTGATGGCGGCAGATAAAATAGACGCATCGCCCATCCTGCTTGCAGGCCCCATCCAACAGCCCCCCAATAGTTAAATAGAAAGTCTTTCAAGGCGTAGTGGATGGTATGTACTCAAAAAAAACTAAAAAGGCGTCTTTTGTTTTCCTAAAAACAAAAGACGCCTTTTTTGAAATAACACAAATAGATACGTTTTTTTAACTTATCCGCAAGATCCTGAACATCCCCCACAGTTGCCGCCCTGCCCCAGATCAAGACTCGAATCAAGGCTAAACCCCATACCGTTAAAGTCTATTTTAATCATTTGTGCTTTTTCCATAAACTCTTTGTCTACCAGAAATTTTAACCCTTTGATGTCAAAAAGGTCGTCGCTATCTTTAGGCTCATCCAGAGCCATTGCTAAAGACGGGCCCGCTCAGCCGCCGGAGTTAAGAAAAATCCGGATGGGGGACGGCTCATTCCCCTGAAAATAATTGTCGATCTGCGTTTTTGCAGCATCTGTAAGTTCAATCATTGAAAAGACTCCTTTTATTCAGTATATAAACTCCAGGCCTTGGCCTGGTATAAACCTAAGTTTAACCATGCATTATTATGTGTCAATGTCAAGATCTTGCCTTTTTGATTCATTTGTAACATATTGAAGTTTTGTTATCCTTGCTTTACACGTCGATTTATTTATGAACTCACCAGTGATGAAACTGTCTGTCCCCTTTATTCCGGATGAAGGCTATGCCCGATTTCTCACCCGACATGCATCAAGCCTGTCTTCCATATACTTTCCATTGCCGTCAGGACCTGTAACCGATGCAAGGGTGCGCATAGGTGAAGACCTTGCCGCTGAGACCCGCGATCTGTGCGCCACCCTGTCCTTGGTAAAGGCAATTGATAAATATGTTTTAATGAACACCCGGTTCATGCTCCCCAATGTTTATACGAACAATACGCTTTTGTCCGGCATACTCAACGATATTGAACACCTTGACAAAAATATCGGTATAAAAGGCATCGTACTTTCAGATATGTATCTGTTGCGCGCCCTTGACCAGACAGGACATGCAATTGTTCCTCGTCTTGAACTGGTACCAGGGATAAACACCATGCTGGACAGCCCTGGCAAATTATTCTCTTTTTTTGAACTGCTTGCCTTTTCCCGTTTTAAAAAACCAGCCCGTATCGTACCGGACCGCGCTTTAAACAGAACTCCTGAAAAGTTAGCCGTTTTGTCAAAAGCTGCCCAAAATTACGCCCCGGACATACGCATTGAACTTTTAGCCAATGAGGGCTGCATTTACCAATGCCCGTTCAAGCTCAGCCATGATGCCCATATATCTCTTTCAAATACCGGGCTTGCCAGTGAAACCACATTTCAAATGAATCAAAATCTGGGATGCCAGGCCTATTTCAACTTTCGCCCCCATGCGTTTTTAAAATCCCCTTTTATCCGCCCCGAGGACATTCACCATTATCAGGGAATTGCCTACGGGATAAAGCTTTGCGGCCGTACCCGGGGCGTAAAGTTTTTAAAAAGGTGTATCAGCGCCTATGTTAAAGAGTATTTTGACGGCAACCTTCTTGACCTGATGGATACACCGGAAATACTTGCCCGGCAATGGCACATAGACAATACCCGTTTAGGGACTCAGTTTTTCACCAGTCTTACCTCCTGTACAAAAATGTGCAAACCATGTAAGATATGTTCCAAAATATTCAACCAGGCTTCCTGGAAAAAAGACATAACTTTCAAATCTTATAAGGACTTCCAATGAAAATCCTTGTCACCGGTGGTGCCGGATATATCGGCAGTCACACCTGCGTCGAATTGCTTAACCAGGGACATGAAGTAGTGGTCCTGGACAATCTTGTCAACTCGTCTGCCAAGGCCCTGGACCGGGTCAGAAACATTACGGGAAAAGCGTTATCGTTTTTCCAAACGGATTTGCTGGATGAAGCCGCCACCCACGAAGTGTTCAATGCTCATGAAGATATTGAAGCCGTCATCCATTTTGCCGGGCTTAAAGCTGTGGGAGAATCCGTTTCACAGCCCCTGCGCTATTACCACAACAATATCACCGGCACTTTGAACCTGATAGCAGCCATGGAAAACGCAGGTGTTACGGCCATTGTATTTTCATCATCGGCCACGGTTTACGGCAACCCGGCGCATCTTCCCATCACCGAAGACTTCCCGTTGTCCGTAACCAACCCTTACGGCAGAACCAAACTGATGATTGAAGAAATTTTGTCTGATCTATATACAGCCGATCCCAAATGGCACATCACCCTGCTGCGATATTTCAACCCGGTAGGGGCCCATCCGTCCGGAGAAATTGGCGAAGATCCCAGGGACATTCCCAACAATCTGATGCCTTATGTTGCCCAGGTCGCCATCGGGCAGTTACCCCGGGTCAATGTTTTCGGCAATGACTACGAGACTCCGGACGGCACAGGTGTCCGGGATTTTATCCATGTCACCGACCTTGCCAAAGGACATATCAGCTGCCTTCAAAAGCTAATGGAAAACCCTGGTGTGGGAATTTACAACCTTGGCACCGGTCGGGGGTATTCCGTCATTGAAATGATTAAAGGATTTGAAAAAGCCTGCGGGCACAACATTCCTTACGAGATAGCTCCTCGCCGGCCGGGTGACATTGCCGCATGCTGGGCAGACCCGTCTAAAGCCGAGCGGGAACTTGGCTGGAAAGCCACCCTGGACATGGATGATATGTGCAAAGATGCCTGGCGCTGGCAGCAGAAAAACCCAAAAGGATATGATTCATAAGGAGGTCGTATGACTTCATTGATTACTAAATTTGAAGGCATTATCAAGACAGGTAGAATGCATTCAGATACCCTGCTGCAGATTTTAAACCTTGATGAAGATCAACAACAGGCGGTGGTTGAACAACTTGCCTTGGCCCAGGATAATGTTGCCTATGATATTTTATCATTTCTTATGAACACCATGGGCCCCACCCACCCTCTTCGCTCGCGTCTGTATCAACTCACCATGGACAGAGCACATATGAATTTTAAATTTGCAATGATCCTGATTAACCACACCAATCCTGCCCAACCCGGCGCCATCACGTATTTAATCAGGCACATCCTGCGCAAAGAAACCAACAAAAACTTGCTAAAGGACATTTTCCGGGCCGCAGGCCGCCTTGGCATGGAATTTCTTGTTGATGATCTGGCTGAATTTGTTTTTTACGATGATCTTGAACTACGTAAAGAAGCGATTATTGCCATGGAACGTATCGGAACCAGTAAAGCCATACAGCGTTTGGAGCAAATTGAACAGACGGACAAATGTGGTCCGGATATCCTGGAAACCCTGGCTTTTCTAAAAAGCAAACGAAAAGTAACTCCGGCACCCCAGTCCTCGAAAAAGGCAAAACCGTCCCCCCCAAAAAAACCTTATAGGCAAACCCATCAGGCTAAGTCGGAACCACTGTGTCAGGAGCCTGAAGATCCCAATTTACGGTTGCTGGTCTCCCCCAAAATTGAAGACCGCTTCAATGCATTTGAATACTATGGAGACAAAGGGCCTGAAGTTGCAGATGCCCTGCATGACAACCTTGAAAACCAAACACCAGATCTGATCGTGAACCTGTTAAGGCTTGTTGCAAGGACTATTCCCCAAGAATCTTTGGGCGATCTTTTAACCCTTACCGAAAGAAAAGACCTTAATAATGCGATTCGTTTTTCTTTGTATACGGCCCTGTCACATTACCCCGAATTAGAATCAACAGCGCCTATTGTAAAGGCGGTTACAGATCCGGTGATCTTTGTAAGCATGGCAGCCATCAGGGCCTTGGACACCCATTGTTCGGATTATGTGGTTGCCGAAATCAGAAAAAAAATTGAATTCGGCACCAAAGTTGGCGAAATGCTGGCCACGACCATTTTAGATACCTGCGTGCCCCAGCTCATTGAGGCATTGATGCCCTCGGATACGTTTTCATATATCAGTTCAAATTACCTGGAATCATCTGCACCGGCCAAGGTAATTGACACCTGGGTCACCATTCTTGAAAAACGGAAACGAACCTCAACCGCTAAAAAATTTGCCCGGATAAGGGATAAACGAAACCAAACGGACCGCCCGGCATTTGTCGTTATTCATCAATCACCTACCTATCTGGATGTTTTTTCCAGGCTCATTCATGGATGCGGATTCTGTGCCCAAACGTTTTTGGGTCCCCAGGAGGCATTCGAATTCATTGTAAGTAAAAAACCGGCTGGAATCATAACAGATTTTTTTATCAGGCAGATGCGGGTCAACGATCTTGCAAGGGAAATCAGAGAATTTTATTCTAAAGAAGAAGTTCCGCTCATCGTAAGTTCTCTTCAAAGGCATTTGGATAAAAAAAATTTAGCGTCAATGTTCCAAAAATGCGGCATTAACGGATTCTGGGAATTTCCACCAAAAACCAGCCAGATCAAATCCCTGGCCGGGGGGAAATAGTCAGGTTTAGGTGTTACAATAGCCCGGCCTCATTCTCATCCTGGCGCCACTCCTCCAGGTATTCATGAATAAATGCGGTTTTTGCGTTCCCCCGAGGTGTCAGCCATACATAACCCATACAATCCAGCTGCCGTTCCAGCAGACTGAAAAAAGCCTGTTCAATACCGGATTTATCCTCGACAAGCCCCATACTCAGGCACTCATCCACCACAGCCCGGGTAAGCTGACCTTCAGGCAGGAACCCGTCGCAGACCATGGTATTCCAGGATTCGGGAAAATGGAGAATCTTCCAGGCACAAATATCATCGGGACGCAGAATACTTTTATTATTCGGATTGAACGGTGCCTGAACAAAGGACATCTTCATGCGGGAGTACTGCATTAGCTCCTTGATAACGGCTTGTTGATCCTGTCCGAATATCCACTCTTCAGGCGCCAGCAATACAGGAGGATATTCCTTGCTTGTCAGTGCGTATCTAAAAGGTCCTTGTTTTTCCCAGAAGGCCTTAAAATCCTTTACATTGGGCAGAATTTTTCTTACACATGCCGTCGTCATTGCTGATTATCCATCTCATATTAAAAGTTACAATTTAAGATTTCCTGTTTTAGACGCTCTGCATCATTAACAACCTTAATAACGGTAAATGTCCGGCGAATCAAGACAAGGATGATATCCGATTTAAAAACCTACAGAATCGCTTGGCGACGATAGACAACAGCCTGACACTGCAACCAATAGTTTCAACGTTATTCATTTTTCCAAACCGATATCCCCTGAATAACAGCCAAAATACCTTGCGATTTTCGGCTTATGAAGGTAATCTTAACCAATCGTTTCCAGATTTGAATCCCTACATAACCCTATCAACAAATGGACGGAAAAAAATATGGGCACTAAAAAAGAGACTGAAATATTCAAAAAAGGAATCTGGATAAAAGAGCTGCAGGGTATTTTGACCGTGGGCTCTCTGGATAAAAAAAACAAGGATATTATGATCGTACCGGATGAATTAAGTGCCAAGCTCCAGAACTTTGAATCAGATATGATTGACGCGCTTTATGGTGAAAGCCGAAAACCGTTCCAGGCCGACATACTTGATATTGAACATCTATTCAAGCAGCTTGAAAAACGGTTTAAGGATGAACGTCTGCACTTATCCTTTGACAAGTCGGACGAAAATCCTTTTATATGTGACTTTGATCCGGTTTTTGCTTTATTTGAAAAACTGATCCTAAGCTCCTTAGCTCGCAATTCAAAGCCTCTCATTTATATTAATGCATCACTTGTCCAAAATCATCTGTGCATCATTTACCGGGACTCAAAATCAGTCTCAAGTCCGTCAGATTTAGGGCCTGACTTTTTTCTGATAAAAAACCGCCTGGGTGCCAATGTAGAGTTTAACAAGGCAGATCAACAAGGAGGCTACTACGACATAACCATTCCTTCGGCTAACTGCTGATCCTGTCTGATGCGGAAAGGCGGTTTATCTTGACATTATGAAACATTTTCCATTTAAAGTTGTTATATTCTGCCTCGTCATCACCCCGATTTTGTATACGGTCACCCTTGCCGGATGCCGGGACTACCTGGAAAAAAAATACCGTTTAAAAATAGAAAATGAGTTCATTGGAAATTCCAATGAACTATTAAACGGTTCAGTACACATTGAAGACCGGATAGCAAAGAATATCCAGACCATTTTAAACCGGGACGTCCTGATCCGCATAGCTAAACTTGACCTTGAAGTACAGGTGACCGAAGGCCGGGGGAGAATCATCTATCCCACTTATGTAGGAGCGGACGAATTTCAGGAAGATTCACTGGGCTATTACGATGCCCAGGCCGTTGCAGATAAAAACTTTGCAATTCTTAATTCCGAACTTAAGGTTCATACCGTTCTGCATTTGGATCATGGATCATTTCTTGCGAACCTAATCTTTGCCGTTTACTCCGGTATTTCAATTTTAATCTTTTTTGTATTTTATAGACAGGGTATAAAAAAAGCGAAGCAAGAAAGGGACATTAAAAACGCTTTGATCCAGGATTTAAAACAAAACTTAGAAAAAAATGAGATGCGCCATGAACAGTTGGAGGAAGATCTTAAACGGGAACGGGCGGAACTATTCAAAAATATAAAGCAATTAGATCAAAAATACCAGTTGGAACAAAAAAAAGCAAAAACAAATGAAGATGAAATGTTTAACGAAATCATCGCCCTTGAAGACCAGCTTAACACATATATCGAATTAAAGGAGCGGCGGGACGTTGAGATAGACGAGCTCAAATCAAATCTTGAAAAGTATGAACGAAGAAAAAGTACGGGAAACTCCAGAAGGGGGGAGTTCGATTTTATATCCAAACGCTTCAAGACCCTGTACAAGCACATTGAAATGAGCCGAAAAGCGTTAGACGGATTTAGAAACCTCACCGAAGACCAGCAGATCAAGGCCGAAGAGACAATTCACCAGCTGGATCGGGATCCGGCATCGGTCATTGTGAAAAGAAAGGTGTTTTCCGGCAAAAAACATAAAGCCACCTGTTTTGAAATATTGTTTGCATATAACGGCAGGCTTTATTTCATGAATCATCCAAACAAAACAGAGGTGGTGGTGATAGGAACAAAACAGAGCCAAACCAAGGATATGGAATATCTCCATAATTTATAAATGTACAATGAATTTTACAATCTCAAGTGCTCACCCTTTAAGATCAGTTGTGATCCTGCATTCATGTGGTTCGGGGAAAAACACCAGGAAGCCCTTGCCACGCTTAAGTATGGCATCCTGGACAACAAGGGATTCTTGCTGTTAACCGGGGATGTGGGTACAGGCAAAACTTCCCTGATAAACGCATTACTCCAAAGCTTAGAACAA encodes the following:
- a CDS encoding 3-deoxy-D-manno-octulosonic acid transferase, whose translation is MIVFYHLFTFAVFFFCLPFLPVIWMVSAKRRANLLQRLGIFTRLPKKEANTRRIWVHALSVGEVNSSLPLVQALKKKYPTHHIVFTASTKTGFERVLELMPPERPGSLVSAVGYFPFDFWFAVMRVTWRISPDIVCLVETDLWPGFLSVMHRRGIPVVLVNARLSPKSLKGYRCIGPLAQLFFSKLSCVMAQTRQDALGFEQLGVPANRIQVTGNIKFDQPRPGLSPEDISGLARDLGFHPGYRIMIAGSTHPGEESMVIRAFIQARRRDPALKLVIAPRDPCRCPVLLRELPLEGFRVACYLDPLENKRNVDIMFLNTIGVLAKAYAVCEFAFVGGSLVDRGGHNLLEPAVFGKPVLFGSHMTDFREMVQLFIQGEGGIQVNDEKALARELEHMLRNPDHCRRIGQNALQIFKDNAGAIDNCLGRMEAFLD
- the lptG gene encoding LPS export ABC transporter permease LptG, yielding MIKCLHKYWLKEFIRIFIIIQALVMVLFVFIDYLSHMDRMLEYDVSLGRGLWYVLLKMPYMFVQFTPAGLLLAVICVFGLMNRNEEITALKSSGISVYFLVKPAVWVGCALALLMVLLGETLIPLSMARSNNIRYHEMVENKGVVHSRKDIWIRSDKTLVHINFFDPVQKTVAGVTCTTMGDNFKIAWRIDAEKGGYDNGQWILEDVTEQVYDPKIDDYRVAIKPRKVTTLNLNPEDLGRMAKKTNEMSYTELRRYVQKVSAEGYDATTYKVDMYGKLAFPFICVIMALTGAATGMRGFVKTNLPVGIAVGMGFCFLYWFVFGFTASLGYAKILPAVVAAWLGNIVFLCLGCIYLIQTE
- the lptF gene encoding LPS export ABC transporter permease LptF; translation: MKLFKRIHTYLFFEFIPPFAISTFFLTSVFLMTRIPDITNMVVNYNASIMDIFLLISYTLPRFMEFTIPMSAMVSVLLTVMRMSGENEIIALKGAGMSLYKLLPPVLLFTMITFLITMWVTVYGIPKGKLALKVKTIELARSSIDAALQERQFNSQLDGIMIYVAHVDMNTRDLTDVFIEDRRTADMVSISTAPRGRLVRQENRDVYTIRLYDGMINQVNVQDHSVTSINFGHYDINIDLAGMQRSQTKEVRKDFDEMSLHELVQRIRKGFKNSEMDSEARLVLHEKFSIPFACLALGVLAFPLGVQSSSLRKSNGLGMGIGFFLLYYLLLAFGWSGGEAGRYPPVIGMWLPNVVMGGAGIFLLIRNAKERPVHLPLWIQHIPAAVMGRFRKGTTKS
- a CDS encoding thiamine diphosphokinase; its protein translation is MKIVIVANGTLCQTDRLLSRIQQADMVIAADGGAVHLNHMGIVPRIIIGDLDSIPENILSMFKEKQVKILKHPARKDQTDMELCMEYAMTHGCTDLLIMGATSTRLDHTLANIFILRRLAAQGIPTTLIDAHNEIHIVVSHLTLTGCPGDLLSVIPISDHVQGLTLEGLEYPLTNQTLCMGSTMGISNVFTQDKAHISLKSGAVLVIKPKEES
- a CDS encoding flagellar basal body-associated FliL family protein is translated as MEQQVGNVFLSRWAVVCAVIFIILAGIAGCGGEKEKDNTELVLGNWVYFSNRTYILTSIDMKGTWKSSVRIADVTSKIVDSRGTASGTWHLDEGQLIFTVVDSDINDVWEKDSTAFYKVLELSKHLMILEGENGHKQEWKKTVQKKGKGGPGEVNPIVTMAPYAVNLNKHSSGTQDRYLCLSMHLELLELMPEQPVPQFHPRARDAAIMYLASLTYDDVSDFDRIKVQKEKVKAVLNPYMDGLIKEVVIDHVVVAVSAAKVEEFIIEHTPAPSKEEPAEGEKGEAGKDKEETSKDS
- a CDS encoding MarR family transcriptional regulator, whose translation is MISIRKIIQAVDIHSRKLNKKFGLTGPQLIVLQEISSHGQISITPLSRATSLSQATVTDITKRLETRGYIARKKREDDRRAVSLFLTEKGQDIIQDLPPLLQETFTEHFSDIEDWEQMMIISAFERVVSLMAADKIDASPILLAGPIQQPPNS
- a CDS encoding IscA/HesB family protein → MIELTDAAKTQIDNYFQGNEPSPIRIFLNSGGUAGPSLAMALDEPKDSDDLFDIKGLKFLVDKEFMEKAQMIKIDFNGMGFSLDSSLDLGQGGNCGGCSGSCG